One window of Choloepus didactylus isolate mChoDid1 chromosome 26, mChoDid1.pri, whole genome shotgun sequence genomic DNA carries:
- the LOC119520874 gene encoding olfactory receptor 1013-like — MEERNFTKVKEFILVGFTADLQLQRILFLVFLIIYIFSLLWNITLISLIFADSQLHTPMYFFIGNLSFLDIWYSSVYAPQILMTCISEDKSISFADCLAQFFFCAGVAFGESYLLAAMAYDHYVAIANPLLYSQVMSPRLCANLVAASYFGGFLNSTIITSKTFTLSFCGNNVIDDFFCDLPPLVKLACDVQESYQTVVYFILASNIITLTVLILASYLFIIAAILNIHCTQGCLKAFSTCGSHLTVVILYYGSIFFIYSRPSTSYALERDKVVSVFYTVVIPVLNPLIYSLRNKDVKDVLKKILDRSKVT, encoded by the coding sequence ATGGAAGAGAGAAATTTCACCAAAGTTAAGGAGTTCATTCTTGTAGGGTTCACAGCTGACTTGCAGTTACAGAGAATACTCTTTTTGGTCTTCCTCATAATTTACATCTTCAGTCTCTTGTGGAATATCACCTTGATTTCTCTGATTTTTGCTGATTCTCAactccacacacccatgtatttCTTCATTGGGAACCTGTCATTCCTGGATATCTGGTATTCTTCTGTCTATGCCCCCCAAATTCTGATGACTTGTATCTCCGAAGACAAAAGCATCTCTTTTGCTGACTGCTTGGCTCAGTTTTTCTTCTGTGCTGGGGTGGCTTTTGGTGAGAGTTATTTGTTGGCTGCCATGGCTTATGACCACTATGTGGCCATCGCCAACCCCTTGCTTTATTCCCAGGTAATGTCCCCAAGGTTATGTGCCAATCTGGTTGCAGCTTCATACTTTGGTGGCTTTCTTAACTCAACTATCATCACCAGCAAAACATTTACCCTGAGCTTCTGTGGCAACAATGTCATTGATGATTTCTTCTGTGATCTGCCCCCTCTAGTGAAGCTGGCATGTGATGTGCAGGAGAGCTACCAGACTGTGGTCTATTTCATACTTGCCTCCAACATCATCACTCTCACTGTACTTATTCTTGCCTCTTATCTCTTCATCATTGCTGCCATTTTGAACATCCACTGTACCCAAGGCTGTCTAAAGGCTTTTTCCACTTGTGGCTCTCATCTGACAGTTGTTATCTTGTATTATGgttcaattttcttcatatactctaGACCAAGCACTAGCTATGCCCTGGAAAGGGATAAAGTGGTGTCCGTGTTCTATACTGTAGTGATTCCAGTGTTGAACCCTTTGATCTATAgtttaagaaataaagatgtgAAAGATGTCCTGAAGAAAATATTGGATAGATCCAAGGTAACATAA